From a region of the Macrobrachium nipponense isolate FS-2020 chromosome 20, ASM1510439v2, whole genome shotgun sequence genome:
- the LOC135226426 gene encoding large ribosomal subunit protein eL30-like yields the protein MAPIKKSKKAIESINSRLALVIKSGKYMLGLRQTLKCLRAGKAKLVIIANNTPSLRKSEIEYYAMLAKTGVHHYSGNNIELGTACGKYFRVCSLAITDPGDSDIIRTMPTD from the exons ATGGCACCCATCAAGAAATCT AAAAAAGCAATTGAGAGTATCAACTCCCGTTTGGCTCTTGTTATCAAATCGGGAAAGTACATGTTGGGACTCCGCCAGACCCTGAAATGTCTCCGTGCAGGAAAAGCGAAGTTGGTCATCATCGCTAACAACACCCCATCTCTCAG GAAATCAGAGATTGAGTATTATGCTATGCTTGCAAAGACTGGTGTCCACCACTACTCTGGAAACAACATTGAATTGGGTACAGCATGTGGTAAATACTTCAGAGTGTGTTCCTTGGCTATCACAGATCCAGGTGATTCTGACATCATCCGTACAATGCCAACTGATTGA